The Bacteroidota bacterium genome includes a region encoding these proteins:
- a CDS encoding VCBS repeat-containing protein yields MKKIFTCFLIGLPFWVTAQLFTEVTDDSNALVDAPGATNGSYTGCSFIDYNNDGWLDVFWVRGGLFLNDGAGSFTKILSSNLKTDSGFGNTWADYDNDGYIDCFISGGSTRGSTLHKNNGDGTFSKIIVGALADSTTLRGWGCAWGDMNNDTWVDLVIAAPLGFAGITDSNKLLLNENGINFSRLDTALICIGTAPYTVPSWSDYDMDGDMDCFIGSGPANGTVMPDYLYNNQFAATGAVGYFKKITTNPIATDNVDGQIWNWIDYDNDGDLDAYLTNYVGTSGGVGMQNNLYRNNGGTFTRMTSAEVGNIVSDQGLSLSSVWEDFDNDGDIDCFVTNDASSCKYYQNNNDGTFTSITTEELVENNGSYYGASAGDYDKDGDVDLFVVGAGSGKALYNNNASSNGNGWVNFKLTGNGPGLIIGSNLSAIGARVNVKAKINGTDVWQLREVSAQNSFNSMNSLNVEFGLGDAAIIDSLIIFWPSGAIDKCANIAINNYYDVQETFCPVQVNIPEINNISVFGISPNPSSDNFVIKYQISVPSNIELFISDSMGRRIETLFTGNQNNEIQTKNWNASKYPVGIYYCTLRTETNFSVLTLEIQK; encoded by the coding sequence ATGAAAAAAATATTTACATGTTTTTTAATTGGGTTACCTTTTTGGGTGACTGCCCAATTATTTACCGAAGTAACTGACGACAGCAATGCATTGGTTGATGCCCCGGGTGCTACAAACGGATCTTATACAGGATGTTCCTTTATTGATTATAACAATGATGGATGGCTCGATGTTTTTTGGGTTCGTGGGGGATTATTTTTGAATGATGGAGCCGGAAGTTTCACAAAAATTCTAAGCAGTAATCTTAAAACTGATTCCGGCTTTGGCAATACATGGGCCGATTATGATAATGATGGATATATAGATTGTTTTATTTCAGGAGGAAGCACACGGGGCTCAACCTTACATAAAAATAACGGTGATGGCACCTTCTCAAAAATTATTGTGGGTGCTCTTGCTGATAGCACAACATTGCGTGGTTGGGGTTGTGCCTGGGGTGATATGAACAATGATACCTGGGTTGACCTTGTAATTGCCGCACCTCTTGGTTTTGCGGGAATAACAGACAGTAATAAATTATTATTAAACGAAAATGGTATAAATTTTTCGCGTTTGGATACCGCTTTAATTTGTATCGGTACTGCTCCTTACACGGTTCCCAGTTGGAGCGATTATGATATGGATGGAGATATGGATTGTTTTATTGGATCAGGTCCTGCAAACGGAACAGTAATGCCCGATTATTTATATAACAATCAGTTCGCCGCCACCGGAGCAGTTGGTTATTTTAAAAAAATCACAACAAATCCTATCGCAACCGATAATGTTGACGGACAAATTTGGAATTGGATAGATTATGATAATGATGGAGATCTAGATGCATACCTGACAAATTACGTGGGCACATCGGGGGGCGTTGGAATGCAAAACAATTTATATAGAAATAATGGCGGTACATTTACAAGGATGACATCTGCTGAAGTTGGAAATATAGTTTCAGATCAGGGCTTAAGTCTTTCTTCTGTGTGGGAAGATTTTGATAATGACGGAGATATTGATTGTTTTGTCACCAACGATGCATCTTCCTGCAAATATTATCAAAATAATAATGATGGAACTTTTACAAGTATTACCACGGAAGAACTGGTGGAAAATAATGGTTCTTATTATGGTGCGAGCGCAGGAGATTACGACAAAGACGGTGATGTTGATCTGTTTGTTGTGGGAGCAGGAAGTGGAAAAGCTTTATATAATAATAATGCATCATCCAATGGAAATGGTTGGGTTAATTTTAAGCTTACCGGTAATGGTCCGGGATTAATTATTGGTTCCAATCTTTCTGCAATTGGTGCACGGGTTAATGTAAAAGCAAAAATTAATGGAACAGATGTCTGGCAGCTTCGGGAAGTGAGTGCACAAAATTCATTTAATAGCATGAATTCGTTAAATGTGGAATTTGGGTTAGGAGATGCCGCTATTATTGATTCTCTCATTATATTCTGGCCATCAGGAGCAATAGATAAATGCGCCAATATTGCAATTAATAATTATTATGATGTTCAGGAAACTTTTTGTCCTGTGCAGGTGAACATTCCGGAAATAAATAATATCAGTGTTTTCGGGATATCACCAAATCCTTCTTCCGATAATTTTGTAATTAAATATCAGATATCTGTACCCTCCAATATAGAATTATTTATTTCGGATAGTATGGGCAGAAGAATTGAAACTTTGTTTACAGGGAATCAAAATAATGAAATTCAAACAAAAAACTGGAATGCATCCAAATACCCGGTTGGAATATATTATTGCACTCTAAGAACAGAAACTAATTTCTCCGTGTTGACACTGGAAATACAAAAATAA
- the mutS gene encoding DNA mismatch repair protein MutS codes for MKPLKETPLMGQYNRIKAKHPDAILLFRVGDFYETFSQDAVITAKVLGIVLTRRANGSATFIELAGFPYHALDAYLPKLVRAGYRVAICEQLEDPKLTKTIVKRGVTELITPGITTSDKMLEAKNNNYLASCFLGKENTGISFLDITTGEFFVAQGKNDYIEKLLHSLQPAEIILPKFQVKHFKELFGNKFYVYGLDDWIFAEDYTKEKLLTHFGTTSLKGFGIEELEHAIIAAGACIHYLKDTEHNNLGHITAVSRLPEEQYVWLDRFTIRNLELVHSFNEEGSSLLKVLDHSITPMGTRLLRRWILMPLKDKHAIEVRLDTVEHLIKDPELSKNIGNSLKAIGDLERIISKVSMQKINPREVIQLNRALHALTDLKSYLLKTDNPNLQKIGDQINLCELIKKRIDEELAEDAPVQINKGNLIKKGINADLDELREIGNSGKDFLLRLQQEEIIRTGIPSLKIGFNNVFGYFLEVTNKYKDTVPVDWIRKQTLTSGERFITPLLKEYEEKILGAEEKILALEQKLYDELIYALNEYVQPIQLNAGIAARLDVLLNFANTAIQYTYRRPELFDDAELSGMVDIKEGRHPVIEHHLPVGENYIPNDIYLDSETQQIIIITGPNMAGKSALLRQTALIVLMAQMGSFVPAREAKIGIVDKIFTRVGASDNISSGESTFMVEMNETASIMNNISNRSLILLDEIGRGTSTFDGISIAWSLCEYLHTNPFAKPKTLFATHYHELSELENKFERIKNFHVSTKEAGNKVLFLRKLQPGGSKHSFGIHVARMAGMPQQIVKRSNEILKQLEQKNIGSELQNEVKKIRQQTFQLNMFSMDDPQLVKIRELLQNLDINSLSPIEALMKLKELQDAIN; via the coding sequence ATGAAACCCTTAAAAGAAACCCCGCTAATGGGGCAGTACAATCGCATCAAGGCAAAACATCCGGATGCGATTTTGTTGTTTAGGGTGGGAGACTTTTATGAGACGTTTTCGCAGGATGCAGTGATTACGGCGAAGGTTTTGGGGATAGTACTTACGAGGCGTGCAAATGGTTCGGCGACGTTTATTGAATTGGCGGGATTTCCATATCATGCACTGGATGCATATCTTCCGAAATTAGTGAGAGCCGGATATAGAGTTGCAATTTGTGAACAACTGGAAGATCCGAAACTTACAAAAACAATTGTAAAAAGAGGAGTTACTGAATTAATTACTCCGGGAATTACTACCAGCGATAAAATGCTGGAAGCAAAAAATAATAATTATTTAGCCAGTTGTTTTTTGGGAAAAGAAAATACAGGAATTAGTTTTTTGGATATTACAACAGGAGAGTTTTTTGTCGCACAAGGCAAAAATGATTACATAGAAAAATTATTGCATAGTCTGCAACCCGCGGAAATAATTTTACCGAAATTTCAGGTGAAACATTTTAAGGAATTATTCGGCAATAAATTTTATGTGTATGGATTGGATGACTGGATATTTGCAGAAGATTATACCAAGGAAAAATTATTAACGCATTTCGGAACAACATCATTAAAAGGTTTTGGAATAGAAGAACTGGAACATGCAATTATTGCTGCAGGTGCTTGTATTCATTATTTAAAGGATACGGAACACAATAACCTCGGACATATTACTGCAGTTTCTCGGTTACCAGAAGAGCAATATGTCTGGCTGGATAGATTCACGATCAGAAATCTGGAACTTGTGCATTCTTTTAATGAAGAAGGAAGTTCTTTATTAAAAGTGTTGGATCACAGCATCACTCCAATGGGCACACGTTTATTGCGAAGATGGATATTAATGCCATTAAAAGATAAACATGCAATTGAAGTGCGACTGGATACAGTGGAACATCTTATAAAAGATCCTGAACTTTCGAAAAATATTGGAAATTCATTAAAAGCAATTGGCGATCTTGAAAGAATTATCTCTAAGGTTTCCATGCAAAAGATAAATCCCAGAGAAGTTATACAATTAAACAGAGCCCTACACGCTTTAACTGACCTGAAATCGTATTTATTAAAAACGGATAATCCGAATTTACAAAAAATAGGTGATCAGATCAATCTTTGTGAACTCATTAAAAAACGCATAGATGAGGAATTAGCGGAAGATGCTCCCGTGCAAATCAATAAAGGCAATCTCATTAAAAAAGGAATAAATGCCGATCTGGATGAATTGCGGGAAATTGGAAATTCAGGGAAGGATTTTTTATTGCGATTACAACAGGAAGAAATAATACGCACGGGAATTCCGAGTTTGAAAATAGGATTTAATAATGTGTTCGGATATTTTTTAGAAGTTACTAATAAATATAAGGATACTGTCCCCGTGGATTGGATAAGAAAACAAACCCTTACAAGTGGTGAACGATTTATCACTCCCTTATTAAAAGAATACGAAGAAAAAATATTAGGTGCGGAAGAAAAAATATTGGCACTTGAACAAAAATTATATGATGAACTGATTTATGCATTAAACGAATACGTTCAACCCATACAATTAAATGCAGGCATTGCTGCGCGATTGGATGTGCTGCTCAATTTTGCGAATACTGCTATTCAGTATACATACAGAAGACCTGAATTATTTGATGATGCAGAATTATCGGGCATGGTGGATATTAAGGAGGGAAGACATCCTGTAATTGAACATCATTTACCGGTGGGAGAAAATTATATTCCCAATGATATTTATCTGGATTCGGAAACACAACAGATCATTATTATTACCGGTCCCAATATGGCAGGTAAATCTGCATTGTTGCGACAAACGGCATTAATAGTGCTCATGGCTCAGATGGGAAGTTTTGTGCCTGCCAGAGAAGCTAAAATCGGTATTGTAGATAAAATATTCACCAGGGTAGGAGCAAGTGATAATATTTCCAGTGGAGAATCCACATTTATGGTGGAGATGAATGAAACGGCTTCCATCATGAATAATATTTCCAATCGAAGTTTAATATTATTGGATGAGATAGGAAGAGGAACTTCCACTTTTGACGGAATTTCAATCGCGTGGAGTTTATGTGAGTATTTGCACACAAATCCTTTTGCAAAACCGAAAACATTATTCGCTACACATTATCACGAATTAAGTGAATTGGAGAATAAATTTGAAAGGATCAAAAACTTTCATGTAAGCACAAAAGAGGCTGGCAATAAAGTATTATTCCTAAGAAAACTTCAACCCGGCGGAAGCAAACATAGTTTCGGAATTCACGTTGCACGTATGGCGGGTATGCCGCAACAAATTGTAAAACGTTCCAATGAAATATTAAAACAACTGGAACAAAAAAACATCGGTTCTGAATTACAAAATGAAGTGAAAAAGATAAGACAACAAACCTTCCAATTAAATATGTTCAGCATGGATGATCCCCAACTCGTAAAGATCCGTGAACTTCTCCAAAATCTGGATATTAATTCTTTATCGCCAATTGAAGCGCTGATGAAGTTGAAAGAATTGCAGGATGCAATTAATTGA
- a CDS encoding glycosyl hydrolase, whose product MKKNLLIFLLCISQLLFAQKSKNQNTVIALPFDTTITNQLQFRNVGPWRGGRSTAVVGDLENKQLFYFGATGGGVWKSNDGGNNWNNISDGFFGGSVGAITVSKSDPSVIYVGMGENSMRGNVSEGFGMWKSENGGRSWKNIGLNDTRHIMRIVVHPKNSDIVYCAALGHLFGPNNERGIFRSTDGGNNWKKIMYVSDNAGACDLVIDPTDPNILVATFWNVKRTPYSLESGGPGSGIYKTTDGGDNWINISTNKGLPKDTLGIIGITISKSNPNIYYAIVESKTGGVFKSTDAGKTWTKTNSESNLRQRAWYFSKIFCDPSNENIVYVLNVEFWKSTDGGKTFSSINTPHGDHHDLWIDPNDAQRMIIADDGGAQVSFDGGKNWSTYYNQPTSQIYRVTTDNDVPYRLLGAQQDNSSLRIKHRSEGGQIDGNDWEPTAGFESGHIVADPDNYNVVYGGNYSGFIGVYNHLNGDSRNITVWPNDPLGQGADIQKYRFQWNFPLFFSPHDANKLYAAGNVLFSTTDNGTTWNAISPDLTTNDKSKQQPSGGIITKDNTGVEVYCTIFAAAESPLEKDVIYTGSDDGLIHITKNGGQTWENITPVDLPKFTMINCVEPDPLQKGKMYFAGTKYKSDDFTPYLYVTEDYGKSWKKITNGINKDHFTRVIRADKKRKGLLYCGTEYGMYISYNDGANWYPFQINLPIVPITDMTIKNNDLILATQGRGFWILDDISALQEMNNEIKQKPFHVYTIRDSYRIGGYQIENPVNAGKNPTPGLVINYYIPAKPGSPNEPDSGKVLSIELYDNNNKLINTYSSSATDKNVKLEFQTGLNQFNWNFNYADAKKVEGMFLWNGTPGGPSAAPGAYKAEIKYGSDSVLMNFNILPDPNSEATPEDYQLQHDFLIQVRDKFDEVQTAINDMWSLQKQMDNYINKLGDSAPKELKDSVAALNSRMTSIIESVYETRNKSNQDMLNYGIKLNDKLAGVYNAASRGNFRPSKNQISVYNELSKEADIQLAKFEEIKKTEVKKINDMIRSLNLPIIIVEEDK is encoded by the coding sequence ATGAAAAAAAATTTACTGATCTTTTTATTATGTATTTCACAATTGCTTTTTGCGCAAAAAAGTAAAAATCAAAATACCGTAATTGCTCTACCATTTGATACCACAATTACTAATCAATTGCAATTTCGTAATGTGGGTCCCTGGAGAGGAGGAAGAAGTACTGCAGTGGTGGGAGACCTGGAAAATAAACAATTATTTTATTTCGGAGCTACAGGTGGAGGAGTTTGGAAATCAAATGATGGTGGCAATAACTGGAATAATATTTCAGATGGTTTTTTTGGTGGATCTGTTGGTGCAATAACTGTAAGCAAAAGTGATCCTTCCGTTATTTATGTAGGAATGGGAGAAAATTCCATGCGTGGAAATGTGAGTGAAGGATTTGGAATGTGGAAGAGTGAAAATGGTGGAAGAAGTTGGAAGAATATCGGATTGAATGATACACGACATATTATGCGTATTGTTGTGCATCCTAAAAATTCGGATATTGTTTATTGTGCCGCTCTGGGACATTTATTCGGGCCAAATAATGAACGGGGAATATTTCGTTCAACAGATGGCGGAAATAATTGGAAAAAAATTATGTACGTTAGTGATAATGCAGGTGCATGTGACCTGGTTATTGATCCCACTGATCCGAATATTTTAGTAGCAACATTTTGGAATGTTAAAAGAACACCATATTCTTTGGAAAGTGGTGGTCCTGGTTCAGGAATTTATAAAACAACGGATGGCGGTGATAACTGGATAAATATCAGTACTAATAAAGGACTTCCAAAGGATACATTAGGAATTATTGGAATAACAATTTCAAAATCAAATCCAAATATTTATTACGCAATAGTAGAATCAAAAACAGGTGGTGTATTTAAAAGTACCGATGCAGGAAAAACATGGACAAAAACAAATTCGGAAAGTAATTTGCGTCAACGTGCATGGTATTTTTCTAAAATATTTTGTGATCCCTCCAATGAAAATATTGTTTATGTTTTAAATGTGGAATTTTGGAAAAGTACGGATGGTGGAAAAACATTTTCTTCCATCAATACTCCTCATGGCGATCATCATGACCTATGGATAGATCCAAATGATGCACAGCGCATGATCATTGCAGATGACGGCGGAGCGCAGGTTTCGTTCGACGGAGGAAAAAACTGGAGCACTTATTATAATCAGCCAACATCACAAATTTATCGCGTAACTACGGATAATGATGTTCCATATAGATTATTAGGAGCACAACAAGATAATTCTTCGCTCAGAATTAAACACAGAAGTGAAGGCGGCCAAATTGACGGAAATGATTGGGAACCAACGGCAGGTTTTGAAAGCGGACATATTGTTGCAGATCCCGATAATTATAATGTTGTTTATGGTGGAAATTATTCCGGGTTTATTGGAGTTTATAATCATTTAAATGGCGATAGCAGAAATATTACTGTTTGGCCAAATGATCCTTTAGGACAAGGTGCCGATATTCAAAAATATCGCTTTCAATGGAATTTTCCTTTGTTCTTTTCTCCTCACGATGCGAATAAATTATATGCTGCAGGTAATGTTTTATTTTCCACTACTGATAATGGTACAACATGGAATGCGATATCTCCGGATCTCACTACAAATGATAAAAGCAAACAACAACCCAGCGGAGGAATTATAACAAAAGATAATACCGGTGTGGAAGTGTATTGTACCATTTTTGCAGCTGCAGAATCTCCCCTCGAAAAAGATGTTATATATACAGGAAGTGATGATGGTTTGATCCACATTACAAAAAATGGCGGACAAACATGGGAGAATATTACTCCGGTTGATCTGCCGAAATTCACCATGATAAATTGTGTTGAACCTGATCCATTGCAAAAAGGAAAAATGTATTTTGCCGGAACAAAATATAAATCAGATGATTTCACTCCGTATTTATATGTTACGGAAGATTATGGTAAAAGCTGGAAAAAAATTACTAACGGAATAAATAAAGATCATTTTACAAGAGTAATTCGCGCAGATAAAAAACGCAAAGGATTATTGTATTGCGGAACGGAATATGGAATGTATATTTCCTATAATGACGGAGCAAATTGGTATCCTTTTCAGATCAATCTTCCAATTGTTCCTATCACTGATATGACCATTAAAAATAATGACCTGATCCTCGCAACACAAGGAAGAGGATTTTGGATATTGGATGATATTAGTGCGCTTCAGGAAATGAATAATGAAATAAAACAAAAACCATTTCATGTTTATACAATTCGCGATAGTTATAGAATAGGCGGATATCAAATTGAAAACCCGGTTAATGCCGGTAAAAACCCTACACCGGGTCTCGTGATCAATTATTACATTCCGGCAAAACCCGGATCCCCTAATGAACCTGACTCAGGAAAGGTTTTATCCATAGAATTATATGATAATAACAACAAACTTATAAATACTTATTCTTCCTCCGCAACAGATAAAAATGTAAAACTCGAATTTCAAACCGGATTAAATCAGTTCAACTGGAATTTTAATTATGCTGATGCCAAAAAGGTAGAAGGTATGTTTTTGTGGAATGGAACTCCCGGCGGACCTTCGGCTGCACCAGGAGCTTATAAAGCCGAAATAAAATATGGAAGTGATAGTGTGTTGATGAATTTTAATATACTACCAGATCCAAATTCAGAAGCAACTCCCGAAGATTACCAATTACAACATGACTTTTTAATTCAGGTACGCGATAAATTTGATGAGGTTCAAACTGCAATTAATGACATGTGGTCGTTGCAAAAACAAATGGATAATTATATCAATAAATTAGGAGATTCAGCACCAAAGGAATTAAAAGATTCAGTTGCCGCATTAAATAGCCGTATGACCAGCATTATCGAATCAGTATATGAAACAAGAAATAAAAGCAATCAGGATATGTTGAATTACGGGATAAAACTGAATGATAAATTAGCGGGTGTTTACAATGCAGCATCGCGTGGAAATTTCCGCCCATCAAAAAATCAGATTTCCGTATATAATGAACTTAGTAAAGAAGCTGATATTCAATTAGCTAAATTCGAAGAGATCAAAAAAACAGAGGTCAAAAAAATAAATGATATGATCAGATCGCTAAATCTACCTATAATTATAGTGGAGGAAGACAAATAA
- a CDS encoding DUF481 domain-containing protein → MKKVLFMIVCLLFADQIYSQVINIEDKRIKTDTVGWAGSGEASLYMSKNNDYVLSILTDLHIQYKTKKSLFLLLTDVATVQVNENQKFVNSGFQHFRYNYKIKDRFVWEAFVQGQYNEPLAIDLRILTGTGPRFKIIGSDEFRLYAAALYMYENEKNTGVETPQQNHRLSSYISFTLSPKETYSVVSTTYFQPRFDDFSDRRISTSLDIKSYLTKKLYLVVNYNLLDDSAPAEGVVNTIYELTAGLGLEF, encoded by the coding sequence ATGAAGAAAGTATTGTTCATGATCGTATGTCTGTTATTTGCAGATCAGATCTATTCACAAGTAATTAATATTGAGGACAAACGCATAAAAACCGACACAGTAGGTTGGGCTGGCAGCGGAGAAGCCTCGCTGTATATGAGTAAAAATAATGATTATGTATTATCCATACTCACCGATCTTCATATTCAATATAAGACCAAAAAGAGTTTATTTCTTCTCTTGACGGATGTTGCAACAGTGCAAGTAAATGAAAATCAGAAATTCGTAAATTCCGGTTTTCAACATTTTCGTTATAATTATAAAATAAAAGATCGTTTTGTTTGGGAAGCATTTGTTCAAGGTCAATACAATGAACCACTTGCTATTGATCTGCGCATTTTAACAGGTACCGGTCCGCGATTTAAAATTATAGGTTCAGATGAATTCCGATTATATGCCGCTGCTTTATACATGTATGAAAATGAAAAAAATACCGGCGTTGAAACTCCTCAACAAAATCACAGGTTAAGCAGTTATATTTCCTTTACCTTATCTCCCAAAGAAACATATTCAGTTGTAAGCACCACCTATTTCCAACCAAGATTTGATGATTTTTCTGATAGACGTATTTCCACATCACTGGATATAAAATCTTATCTCACCAAAAAATTATATTTAGTAGTTAATTACAATTTACTCGATGATTCTGCACCTGCGGAAGGAGTGGTAAATACTATTTATGAGTTGACAGCGGGATTGGGGCTGGAGTTTTGA
- a CDS encoding aminotransferase class V-fold PLP-dependent enzyme produces MVNRRSFFKKATALVSLAALPELVFSEELKAGINRVNNISPELVAQDEDFWNLIKESYTASATIINLNNGGVSPSPKVVQDALDRFNKMANEGPSYYMWQILDKGRESLRKKIADLAGCDIDEIAINRNTTEALDNIIFGLDLEKGDEVILTKQDYPNMINAWKQREKRDGIIIKWVELELPTNSTDYLVKKYTEQITSRTKLVQVNHIINWTGHINPVKAIADAVHAKGPEVMVDGAHTFGHFVFKIPELGADYYGTSLHKWLSSSIGTGILWIKKEKIKKVWPLMGAPETQDINNIRKFENLGTRSFPIEYSIANAIDFHLMIGPERKEARLRYLKDYWTSKLTSYPKFKLNTSLDPKFSCAIANFSIDGHEPGDIATKLFNDHSIHCVSINWENIHGVRIAPHVYTSIADLDRLVEGVLPLCK; encoded by the coding sequence ATGGTAAATCGTAGATCATTTTTTAAGAAAGCTACTGCGCTTGTAAGTCTCGCTGCTTTGCCCGAATTGGTTTTTAGTGAGGAATTAAAGGCCGGAATTAATCGGGTGAATAATATCTCCCCTGAACTTGTTGCGCAGGATGAAGATTTTTGGAATTTGATCAAGGAATCATATACCGCTTCTGCAACTATTATTAATTTGAATAATGGAGGTGTGAGTCCATCACCAAAGGTGGTGCAAGATGCCTTGGACAGATTTAATAAAATGGCGAATGAAGGGCCGAGTTATTACATGTGGCAAATATTGGATAAAGGAAGAGAAAGTCTGCGCAAAAAAATTGCAGATCTTGCGGGTTGTGATATTGATGAAATTGCAATTAACAGAAATACTACGGAAGCACTCGACAATATTATTTTTGGATTGGATCTTGAAAAAGGAGATGAAGTAATTCTCACCAAACAGGATTATCCCAATATGATTAATGCCTGGAAACAACGCGAAAAAAGAGATGGCATAATTATTAAATGGGTGGAGTTGGAATTGCCGACAAATAGCACTGATTATCTCGTAAAAAAATACACGGAACAAATAACATCACGCACTAAATTGGTGCAGGTAAATCATATCATTAACTGGACCGGACATATTAATCCTGTTAAAGCAATTGCAGATGCTGTGCATGCAAAAGGTCCGGAAGTAATGGTGGATGGAGCACATACCTTCGGACATTTTGTTTTTAAAATTCCGGAATTAGGTGCAGATTATTACGGAACAAGTTTACATAAATGGCTGAGTTCTTCCATAGGCACCGGTATTTTATGGATAAAAAAAGAAAAAATAAAAAAGGTATGGCCACTCATGGGTGCACCGGAAACGCAGGATATAAATAATATCCGTAAATTCGAAAATCTCGGAACACGTTCATTTCCAATTGAATATTCCATTGCAAATGCAATTGATTTTCATTTAATGATCGGTCCCGAACGCAAAGAAGCGCGCTTGCGATATTTAAAAGATTATTGGACATCAAAATTAACTTCCTATCCTAAATTCAAATTAAATACCTCTCTCGATCCGAAATTTTCCTGCGCAATTGCAAATTTTTCCATCGATGGTCATGAACCGGGAGATATTGCAACGAAATTATTTAATGATCATTCCATACACTGCGTATCTATTAATTGGGAAAATATTCATGGAGTGCGCATTGCTCCGCATGTGTATACTAGCATTGCTGATTTGGATAGATTGGTGGAAGGGGTGTTGCCACTTTGTAAGTGA
- a CDS encoding CBS domain-containing protein, with amino-acid sequence MSTVHKILEKKRKTPFTIHPDISVYDALKKMMENNIGALIVMRGDTFIGLFTERDYARKVVLKERTSKETQVNEIMDENCELVSSSTLIKDCMNIMTENSIRYLPVLDDNKLTGIISIGDVVKFIIEDQQFTLSQLENYINDSR; translated from the coding sequence ATGTCAACTGTCCACAAAATCCTGGAGAAAAAGAGAAAAACCCCTTTCACAATTCATCCCGACATCTCTGTTTACGATGCTTTGAAGAAAATGATGGAAAACAATATCGGTGCACTTATCGTGATGCGCGGAGATACTTTCATCGGACTATTTACGGAAAGAGATTATGCCCGTAAAGTGGTACTTAAAGAGAGAACATCCAAAGAAACTCAGGTCAATGAGATAATGGACGAAAATTGTGAGCTGGTGAGCAGCAGTACATTGATCAAGGATTGTATGAACATCATGACAGAAAACTCCATTCGTTATTTACCTGTGCTTGATGATAATAAACTGACAGGGATCATCTCCATTGGTGATGTGGTGAAATTTATAATAGAAGATCAACAATTTACCTTGAGTCAATTGGAGAATTATATCAACGATTCAAGATAG